Proteins encoded in a region of the Bradyrhizobium sp. CB3481 genome:
- a CDS encoding glycosyltransferase family A protein produces the protein MSAGSIEFGAVAIGRNEGDRLASCIKSLSAAARVVYVDSGSTDGSVERARSLGAEIVTLDNSVPFTAGRARNAGFRRLQEIAPQLAYVQFVDGDCVLTPGWTDAAISLLEEKVDVAAVCGLLRERYPERSIYNWLCQQEWNGPVGEITSCAGNVMHRSLALKAVGGYRHDVIAAEEDELCVRLRAARWRIWRLDRWMATHDAAMTHFGQWWKRSMRAGYAFAQGADLHGAPPERHFVWELRRALLWGLGIPALCVAAAIVLGPVWALMILVYPLQVLRLIAAGIGDIRDRARIAFFQVLARFPESLGALRYFRDRSLKRRPTIIEHK, from the coding sequence ATGTCAGCAGGTTCCATCGAGTTCGGCGCAGTTGCTATCGGGCGAAACGAAGGTGATCGCCTCGCATCCTGCATCAAGTCCTTGTCGGCCGCCGCCCGGGTCGTCTATGTGGATTCCGGCTCGACCGACGGATCAGTGGAGAGAGCCCGGAGTCTGGGCGCAGAGATCGTTACGCTGGACAACAGTGTTCCTTTCACGGCTGGGCGCGCGCGAAACGCCGGTTTCCGGCGCCTGCAGGAAATCGCACCTCAACTTGCGTATGTGCAGTTCGTCGATGGTGATTGCGTGTTGACGCCTGGATGGACCGATGCCGCCATTTCGCTCTTGGAAGAGAAGGTCGACGTAGCGGCGGTTTGCGGATTGCTGCGCGAGCGTTATCCGGAGCGCTCCATCTACAATTGGCTTTGCCAGCAGGAATGGAATGGACCGGTCGGCGAAATCACATCGTGCGCCGGCAACGTGATGCATCGAAGTCTTGCGCTGAAGGCCGTCGGCGGCTACCGGCACGACGTGATCGCCGCAGAGGAGGATGAGCTTTGCGTTCGATTGCGCGCAGCCCGCTGGCGCATTTGGCGACTGGATCGCTGGATGGCGACGCATGACGCCGCAATGACGCATTTCGGTCAGTGGTGGAAGCGCAGCATGCGCGCCGGCTATGCGTTTGCCCAAGGCGCAGACCTGCATGGCGCCCCTCCAGAACGGCACTTCGTGTGGGAACTCCGACGTGCCTTGCTGTGGGGACTAGGGATACCTGCCCTTTGCGTGGCCGCGGCAATCGTCCTCGGACCGGTTTGGGCACTGATGATCCTCGTTTACCCACTTCAGGTATTGCGACTGATCGCTGCAGGGATCGGAGACATCCGTGACCGGGCTAGGATTGCATTCTTTCAGGTGCTCGCCCGATTTCCAGAAAGTTTGGGAGCGTTACGTTATTTCCGCGATCGATCGCTGAAACGGCGTCCAACGATCATCGAGCATAAGTGA
- a CDS encoding class I SAM-dependent methyltransferase, translating to MSNEKSLQSEKYLSQVDIHSQWQSDYLNPELDRFYDLAFADIVKVLNARPQDKILDAGCGYCYHTTRLARSGATITAVDFSDAALAAAQHTIARAGVADRVNLQQADLTKLPFPDNSFDFVVSWGVLMHIPELEAALAELSRVLKPAGVLVLCENNVNSLDVTIRERAVNVIKKLIGRTVPEMRKTKSGTEAWIKEEGGGLMVRKTRISFLAEFLKTRGLIEFERTAGQFTELYTNLPSKTLKRLVYALNMLYYTRVRLPSPAMGNIIYYRKI from the coding sequence TTGTCCAACGAAAAGTCTCTACAATCCGAAAAATACCTTAGTCAGGTGGATATTCACTCGCAGTGGCAGTCGGACTATCTAAACCCCGAGCTCGATCGGTTCTACGACCTTGCCTTCGCTGATATTGTCAAAGTCCTCAACGCTCGGCCGCAGGACAAGATACTCGATGCGGGCTGCGGGTATTGCTACCACACGACACGGCTCGCCCGAAGTGGGGCGACCATCACGGCCGTCGATTTCTCAGACGCCGCGCTCGCTGCCGCTCAGCACACGATCGCAAGGGCCGGCGTCGCCGATCGGGTAAATCTTCAACAAGCCGACCTGACGAAATTGCCTTTTCCCGACAACTCGTTCGATTTTGTCGTGAGCTGGGGCGTCCTCATGCACATCCCGGAACTGGAGGCGGCGCTTGCGGAGCTCTCGCGTGTGCTAAAGCCAGCCGGCGTACTCGTTCTCTGCGAGAATAACGTCAACTCTCTCGATGTGACCATTCGCGAGCGGGCCGTCAATGTCATCAAGAAACTGATAGGGAGAACAGTTCCCGAAATGCGAAAAACCAAAAGTGGAACAGAGGCTTGGATTAAAGAGGAAGGGGGCGGGCTGATGGTTCGGAAGACGAGAATTTCCTTCCTTGCTGAATTCCTGAAGACAAGGGGCCTGATTGAGTTCGAGCGAACGGCCGGACAGTTCACGGAACTCTACACCAACCTGCCGTCGAAGACCCTGAAGCGACTCGTCTATGCCTTGAACATGCTCTATTACACGCGTGTTAGACTGCCATCGCCCGCGATGGGGAATATAATTTATTACCGCAAAATATAG
- a CDS encoding WecB/TagA/CpsF family glycosyltransferase codes for MDAIDFSSLLRSMAEAVDSRARFLISTPNVNFLIKSQQHREFREAMLLSDLCLVDGMPLIWIAKLLRIPIHERIAGADLFGRLRLANESARPLRVFLLGGAEGTAAKVRDKLNAHKCGLECVGVLNPGFGSIQEMSTTRIVDTINSSKADLLAVFFGAEKAQAWLMHNDARLQIPLRAQFGATINFEAGTVKRAPPLLRSTGFEWLWRIKEEPYLWRRYWSDGKALLAMLVSCVIPLMLAERRLQDVGELSVTRTEDHGSVTLRLRGAAVADHVEIAIEQLRDALDSGKRVILDVSQTQHIDARFFGLLLMVRKQLASRGQTLLFEGVSARLRRIFRLNRFEFLLPQEA; via the coding sequence GTGGATGCAATTGATTTTTCCAGTCTCCTGCGATCGATGGCTGAAGCCGTCGATAGCCGAGCGCGTTTCCTGATTTCTACGCCGAACGTCAACTTCCTGATCAAGAGCCAGCAGCACCGCGAATTTCGCGAAGCCATGCTGCTTAGCGACTTGTGCCTTGTCGACGGGATGCCGCTGATCTGGATTGCGAAGCTTCTGAGGATCCCGATTCATGAGCGAATTGCGGGCGCAGACCTTTTTGGCCGGCTCAGATTGGCCAATGAAAGCGCACGCCCGTTGAGGGTATTCCTGCTTGGTGGGGCGGAAGGTACAGCGGCCAAAGTGCGTGACAAACTCAACGCTCACAAGTGCGGACTGGAGTGCGTAGGGGTACTTAATCCTGGCTTTGGATCAATCCAGGAGATGAGCACGACGCGTATTGTAGACACCATAAATTCCAGCAAGGCAGATCTGCTGGCCGTGTTCTTTGGTGCGGAGAAGGCCCAGGCTTGGCTGATGCACAATGATGCGCGCCTTCAGATCCCGCTACGGGCCCAGTTTGGCGCCACGATCAATTTTGAAGCTGGTACAGTCAAACGTGCGCCACCGCTCCTTAGAAGCACGGGCTTCGAGTGGCTGTGGCGGATCAAGGAGGAGCCGTATCTCTGGCGGCGCTATTGGAGCGACGGAAAGGCTCTGCTTGCCATGCTGGTCAGCTGCGTGATTCCACTTATGCTGGCCGAGCGGCGCTTGCAGGACGTCGGTGAGCTCTCGGTCACGAGGACCGAGGATCACGGCTCCGTGACGCTTCGGTTGCGTGGGGCCGCCGTGGCCGACCATGTTGAAATTGCCATCGAACAGCTTCGTGATGCGCTCGACAGCGGAAAACGGGTAATCCTTGACGTTTCGCAGACGCAGCACATCGACGCCAGATTCTTTGGGTTGCTCCTGATGGTCCGGAAGCAGTTAGCCAGCAGGGGACAGACACTGCTGTTTGAGGGGGTATCGGCAAGGTTGCGGCGAATATTCCGACTCAACAGATTCGAATTCCTCCTGCCGCAGGAAGCGTGA
- a CDS encoding tetratricopeptide repeat protein: protein MALIEKKDDLEARKELLKAVKYKSDKVEVWRALAGIDERTKATSLFLDLRRIVELDPNDLNARLKLARIMVAGGAAEAALRVVDAANEGDKPSAELHALRAIILLRTNDNPGAIREAQRAHDIDPSNLDAISLLASKKVTDGDLDGALKLLDSVPADREEARITLQKIDAYARKKDLAKAEELLRKLIAQNPKEAAYQAQLLQFLIAQRKFVEAEKEFRTRTEANPTDTKIGLDLVRFLVATKGADAARAELEARIKAGGDDFDYQIALAELNLGQGRADDAVRALQKLAGTAATPDKKLAAQVKLAEVYLAKNDKAAAEPLITDILSKDRRNSGALRLRAAMNIDMGQLDSAISDLREALNDQPKSVDLLSLMAVAYERSGKGELADRQYADALKASNSNPDVVLRYVAFLQRKGDSARADEILTEAASRNSGNLQIWSSLAQVKLSRQNWSGALAIADALGRVDGARVAADQIRAAALAGQNKIEESIAALEAAHKGAPDALQPALSLASAYVKQGKPDKASALLQTMSDKVPANAQVLVFLGQAKLAQKKNDEALQSFKKAVAQQPKEPAGYTALSEFYIQNKDYDAADKVLQAGLAELPGNVAFRLTQAGLQVQRGNNEGAIAQYEAILRDQPNSLVAINNLASLLLDNRSDKPSIDRAYELAEKLKGSNAPQLLDTWGWAQYKQGDVKAAVTTLETAAAGAANLPAVQYHLGMAYAAAGQTEKAAERFKTAFSLEPDGTPLKASIRSAMK, encoded by the coding sequence ATGGCTCTCATTGAAAAGAAGGACGACCTTGAGGCGCGGAAGGAACTCCTGAAAGCCGTCAAGTACAAGAGCGACAAGGTCGAAGTCTGGAGAGCCCTCGCGGGGATCGATGAACGGACAAAGGCGACCTCACTTTTTCTCGATTTGCGCCGGATCGTCGAACTGGACCCCAACGATTTGAACGCCAGATTAAAGCTTGCTCGGATCATGGTTGCCGGCGGAGCTGCCGAAGCGGCCCTTCGGGTCGTCGATGCGGCGAACGAGGGGGACAAGCCGAGCGCCGAGCTCCATGCCCTAAGGGCGATCATTCTCCTGCGAACAAACGACAATCCCGGAGCAATCCGCGAAGCCCAGCGAGCACATGATATCGACCCCTCGAACCTCGATGCGATCTCATTGCTTGCGTCGAAGAAGGTTACGGATGGTGATCTAGACGGCGCTTTGAAGCTCCTCGATTCAGTTCCCGCGGATAGGGAAGAAGCGCGCATTACGCTGCAGAAGATCGATGCGTATGCACGCAAGAAAGATTTGGCGAAAGCCGAAGAGCTGCTGCGCAAGCTGATTGCGCAAAATCCCAAGGAAGCGGCATACCAGGCTCAGCTCCTGCAGTTTCTCATCGCGCAGCGAAAGTTCGTGGAGGCCGAGAAGGAATTTAGAACGAGGACCGAAGCCAACCCGACCGACACCAAGATCGGACTGGATCTCGTTCGCTTCCTGGTCGCCACGAAGGGAGCGGATGCTGCGAGAGCGGAGCTGGAAGCGCGTATCAAGGCAGGTGGCGATGACTTCGACTATCAGATCGCGTTGGCTGAGCTGAACCTCGGGCAAGGCCGAGCGGATGATGCGGTCCGCGCACTGCAGAAGCTTGCGGGCACTGCTGCCACGCCCGACAAGAAGCTCGCCGCACAGGTCAAACTTGCCGAGGTCTATCTTGCCAAGAACGACAAGGCGGCTGCCGAGCCGTTGATTACGGATATTCTCTCGAAGGATCGCCGAAACAGCGGCGCCCTGCGGTTGCGGGCGGCCATGAACATTGACATGGGCCAGCTCGACAGCGCCATTTCCGACTTGCGAGAGGCGCTCAACGATCAGCCGAAATCGGTTGACCTACTGTCATTGATGGCTGTGGCGTACGAGCGCAGCGGGAAGGGCGAGTTGGCCGACCGGCAGTATGCCGACGCGCTCAAAGCGTCCAACTCCAATCCCGACGTCGTCCTTCGGTATGTCGCGTTCTTGCAACGAAAGGGTGACTCAGCCCGGGCCGATGAGATCCTGACGGAAGCTGCCAGCCGCAACTCCGGCAATCTCCAGATCTGGTCATCCCTCGCGCAGGTCAAATTGAGCCGTCAGAACTGGTCGGGCGCGCTAGCAATTGCGGATGCCCTTGGCCGGGTTGACGGGGCGCGTGTGGCTGCTGATCAGATCCGCGCTGCGGCGCTCGCGGGGCAGAACAAGATCGAGGAAAGCATCGCGGCGCTTGAGGCTGCGCACAAGGGGGCACCGGACGCGCTGCAGCCGGCGCTGTCGCTTGCTTCGGCATATGTGAAACAAGGCAAGCCGGACAAAGCTTCGGCGCTGCTGCAGACGATGAGCGATAAGGTTCCGGCCAATGCTCAGGTCCTGGTGTTCCTGGGCCAGGCCAAACTGGCGCAAAAGAAGAACGATGAGGCGCTGCAGAGCTTCAAGAAAGCAGTTGCGCAGCAACCAAAGGAGCCTGCGGGATACACTGCCCTGAGCGAGTTCTACATTCAGAACAAGGACTATGACGCTGCCGACAAAGTGCTGCAGGCCGGACTTGCCGAATTGCCGGGCAACGTCGCTTTCCGCCTCACCCAGGCTGGATTGCAGGTCCAGCGTGGAAACAATGAAGGGGCGATCGCTCAGTACGAGGCGATCCTGAGGGATCAGCCGAATTCCTTGGTTGCAATCAACAATCTCGCGAGCCTGTTGCTCGACAATCGCAGCGACAAGCCCAGCATTGATCGTGCGTATGAACTGGCAGAAAAGTTGAAGGGGTCCAACGCACCGCAGTTGCTGGATACTTGGGGGTGGGCCCAGTACAAGCAGGGCGATGTCAAGGCGGCGGTCACCACGCTCGAGACGGCGGCGGCGGGGGCCGCTAATCTTCCGGCAGTTCAATACCACCTCGGCATGGCCTATGCGGCGGCCGGGCAAACCGAAAAGGCGGCCGAACGGTTCAAGACGGCATTTTCGCTTGAGCCTGATGGCACCCCACTGAAGGCCAGTATTCGTTCTGCGATGAAATGA
- a CDS encoding polysaccharide biosynthesis/export family protein, which translates to MRILLALLCVVFLIPEAKAQTLKSGDSLSISVLQDPKLDRTVVVDPSGEIAFPLAGHIRARGLTPLALENILKNKLKNNYKDENLDVTVAVVAAPKEIPEDDLKPKIFITGEIIKPGSYVVRQKTTLMQAIALAGGIGPFAAKNRIQVRRKGPGGDETIFMFNYRAYEAGDDLEGNITLRAGDVIMVPERRLFE; encoded by the coding sequence ATGCGAATCCTGCTGGCACTGCTCTGTGTTGTCTTCCTGATTCCGGAGGCGAAAGCACAGACCCTGAAATCGGGCGACAGCCTGAGCATCTCGGTTCTGCAAGACCCGAAGCTGGATCGGACCGTTGTCGTCGACCCCTCCGGCGAGATCGCGTTCCCGCTCGCCGGCCATATCCGGGCGCGCGGGCTCACGCCGCTAGCGCTCGAGAACATTCTCAAGAACAAGCTCAAGAACAACTACAAGGACGAGAATCTCGACGTCACGGTCGCCGTGGTCGCCGCCCCGAAGGAGATCCCGGAGGACGACCTCAAGCCAAAGATTTTCATCACGGGTGAGATCATCAAGCCCGGCTCCTATGTGGTCAGGCAGAAGACGACGCTGATGCAGGCGATCGCGCTGGCGGGCGGGATCGGCCCGTTTGCAGCGAAGAACCGCATCCAGGTGCGGCGCAAGGGACCCGGCGGGGACGAGACAATTTTCATGTTCAATTACCGCGCTTATGAGGCTGGGGACGATTTGGAAGGTAACATCACCTTGCGTGCCGGCGATGTCATCATGGTTCCGGAGCGGCGCTTGTTTGAGTGA
- a CDS encoding AAA family ATPase, whose translation MYEAFYQLREKPFSILPDPDLIYWGKMHSMAFTMLEFGVMNNAGFTVITGEIGSGKTTLVRHLLKKVSPAITIGLISNSPQGRQELLQWILMSLGQPFDGDYPNLFKKLQDFLYGQFANGRRTILIIDEAQNLEPEALEHLRMISNINADKFQILQLILIGQPQLRDLLLAPKLHQFAQRISSDFHLRPLDEREVANYIAFRLQAVGARRPLFTQEACALLASASGGIPRMINVLCDTALVYGFANDQRVISDQIVRDVIADKQQYSIFPMKEFSRVP comes from the coding sequence ATGTACGAAGCATTTTATCAGCTGCGGGAGAAACCTTTCTCAATTCTCCCCGACCCCGACCTTATTTACTGGGGCAAGATGCATTCCATGGCGTTCACGATGCTGGAGTTCGGCGTCATGAACAACGCCGGCTTTACCGTCATTACAGGGGAAATAGGTTCCGGCAAGACCACCCTGGTTAGACATCTGCTCAAGAAGGTCAGCCCGGCAATCACCATCGGCCTGATTTCGAACTCCCCCCAGGGCCGGCAGGAACTGCTCCAGTGGATCCTGATGTCGCTTGGGCAACCATTCGATGGTGATTACCCTAATCTTTTCAAAAAATTACAAGATTTCCTGTACGGCCAGTTCGCCAATGGCAGACGCACCATATTGATCATCGACGAAGCGCAAAATCTCGAGCCGGAGGCGCTCGAGCACCTGCGCATGATTTCCAATATCAACGCCGACAAGTTCCAGATCCTGCAGCTGATTCTGATCGGACAACCGCAGCTCCGCGACCTTCTGCTGGCGCCAAAGCTGCATCAGTTCGCGCAGCGGATTTCCTCGGACTTCCACCTCCGGCCGCTCGACGAGCGGGAGGTGGCCAACTACATCGCATTCCGCCTTCAAGCGGTGGGTGCCCGCCGTCCCCTGTTCACCCAGGAGGCCTGCGCATTGCTCGCGTCCGCGAGCGGGGGAATACCCCGGATGATCAACGTCTTGTGCGATACCGCGCTGGTTTACGGCTTTGCCAATGATCAGCGGGTGATCTCGGATCAGATCGTCCGCGACGTTATTGCAGACAAGCAACAGTACAGCATTTTTCCGATGAAAGAGTTCTCGCGGGTTCCCTAA
- a CDS encoding sugar transporter — translation MSERSADHSATLLTLQARQQTLGRDMLQKVEFEDEFQAAQEDRSYLLQPSFYWEMFKRRWAYFVLPFVAILSAGVAAAMLWPPTYLSEGRILVQSQQIPSELVRPTVTSAAQERIQVIQQRTMTRDNLIAIADKFKLFPEKRALMSPTELVAEVKKHTKIAPVDLQLDFKQRTRAALENPTIVFSVGFEYGTATVAAQVANELMTRILNEDLRDRTSRATDTTKFLGREVQRLQAENNALDAKIAQLRLTQGKPVTGGSDQPTTLAQLKAELIQKGALYSERHPAIQSLKKQIEALEKVASASVPSNDAATAASLEAMVAQQESLQKNLDEASAKLAAARLGENLEKDQQSEKLEIIEQPTVPQEPVRPNRLKVLALAIAAAFAGGAGLAFLVEIMDTGIRRSNDLLSVVDGKLIVSIPYITTAAELRAKRRRMFLLLGAFMLVVVGLLVAAYLFLPPLDLIIAKARVGLFR, via the coding sequence GTGTCGGAGCGATCCGCTGATCATTCCGCGACACTGTTAACCTTGCAGGCGCGCCAACAGACGCTCGGACGAGACATGCTGCAGAAAGTTGAATTTGAGGACGAGTTTCAGGCGGCGCAAGAGGATCGCAGCTACCTGTTGCAGCCCTCTTTCTATTGGGAAATGTTCAAGCGGCGCTGGGCCTATTTTGTCCTGCCGTTCGTCGCGATCCTGAGCGCAGGCGTCGCGGCGGCCATGTTGTGGCCGCCAACCTACCTTTCCGAAGGGCGGATACTCGTTCAATCGCAGCAGATTCCATCCGAACTGGTACGGCCGACGGTGACCAGCGCCGCGCAGGAGCGCATTCAGGTCATCCAGCAACGGACCATGACGCGCGACAACCTCATCGCGATCGCCGACAAGTTCAAGCTGTTCCCCGAGAAGCGCGCGCTGATGTCGCCGACCGAGCTGGTCGCCGAGGTCAAAAAACACACCAAGATCGCGCCGGTCGACCTGCAACTGGATTTCAAACAACGCACGCGGGCGGCACTCGAAAATCCGACGATCGTTTTCTCGGTCGGATTCGAGTACGGTACTGCCACTGTGGCGGCGCAGGTTGCCAACGAACTGATGACGCGGATCCTGAACGAGGACCTTCGCGATCGAACCAGCCGCGCGACGGATACGACGAAGTTCCTTGGCCGAGAAGTGCAGCGGCTTCAGGCCGAGAACAATGCGCTCGATGCCAAGATCGCGCAGTTGCGCCTGACGCAGGGCAAGCCGGTGACCGGTGGCTCCGACCAGCCGACGACTCTCGCCCAGCTCAAGGCCGAATTGATCCAGAAGGGTGCCCTCTATTCGGAGCGGCACCCGGCCATCCAGTCTCTGAAGAAGCAGATCGAAGCCCTTGAAAAGGTGGCTTCCGCGTCGGTGCCTTCGAATGATGCCGCGACGGCGGCCAGCCTCGAAGCCATGGTCGCGCAACAGGAAAGCTTGCAGAAAAACCTGGATGAGGCCTCGGCAAAATTGGCCGCCGCGCGGCTCGGCGAAAATCTCGAAAAGGACCAGCAGTCCGAGAAGCTCGAAATCATCGAGCAGCCTACCGTTCCGCAAGAGCCGGTCAGGCCCAATCGGTTGAAAGTCCTAGCGTTGGCAATTGCGGCTGCTTTTGCCGGCGGAGCGGGACTGGCCTTCCTGGTCGAAATCATGGACACGGGAATCCGTAGAAGCAATGATCTTCTGTCGGTGGTCGACGGCAAACTGATCGTTTCAATTCCCTACATCACGACGGCAGCGGAATTGCGCGCGAAGCGACGACGCATGTTCCTTTTGCTGGGAGCATTCATGCTGGTTGTGGTGGGGTTGTTGGTTGCTGCCTACCTGTTCCTACCCCCGCTCGATCTGATCATTGCCAAGGCCAGAGTCGGGCTGTTTCGATAA
- a CDS encoding CpsD/CapB family tyrosine-protein kinase: MRLNADHLENNRIVAYGTSGQNGRYYDMLRTQVLQEMDKKSWQFVAVTSPTAGCGKSVTACNLALSISRLPERSVLLVDLDLHRPAVAKYLGINGTGGVLSVLEGRAPLSSAVVQASVGPNRMLVLPGSVSSSSSEWMASQTMGALLQTIKRDFRSRIVIFDLPPLLLGDDVISILPRMDTTLLVAGVGSTSLSDIKECQKHLQRTPVVRVVVNKITEAVGSYYGYC, translated from the coding sequence GTGCGCCTGAACGCCGACCACCTCGAAAACAATCGAATCGTGGCCTACGGCACGTCGGGTCAAAACGGCCGCTATTACGACATGCTGCGCACGCAGGTGCTGCAGGAAATGGATAAGAAGAGCTGGCAGTTCGTGGCGGTGACGTCGCCGACCGCGGGGTGCGGGAAATCCGTCACGGCCTGCAATCTCGCGCTGAGCATTTCCCGGCTTCCCGAACGATCGGTGCTGCTGGTTGACCTCGATCTGCACCGCCCGGCGGTCGCAAAATATCTGGGCATCAACGGCACTGGCGGCGTTCTCAGCGTGCTCGAGGGTCGCGCGCCGCTTTCGTCGGCGGTCGTGCAGGCAAGCGTTGGCCCCAACAGAATGCTGGTGCTGCCCGGATCGGTATCGTCGTCTTCTTCGGAATGGATGGCGTCGCAGACGATGGGCGCGCTGCTCCAAACCATCAAGCGGGACTTCAGGTCGCGTATCGTCATCTTCGATCTTCCGCCGCTGCTGCTCGGCGACGACGTGATTTCGATCCTGCCCCGGATGGACACGACCTTGCTCGTGGCTGGCGTCGGCAGCACGTCACTCTCCGACATCAAGGAATGTCAGAAACACCTGCAGCGCACACCTGTCGTCCGTGTCGTCGTCAACAAGATCACCGAGGCCGTGGGATCGTATTACGGCTACTGTTAG
- a CDS encoding serine protease: MYHSSSRISLSAICSPPFRPKNSSSLRARAEDPGKSQALIWGVISVFERRAFKPMRAALLWGAFISLILWQPALAQDTDDTLLPYAVHIHQTPMQNWGPGAGIYLGKGLFITAAHVAGRSWLTRPKVAIAGVEYPTRVVKEGSFEGTDLTLLSVEEDLLPARLWLRRNVICSAPPVPGQEVVTIVPGSAVRSHILAPDRLPADTRKRFNTVIADVARTGNSGSGVFDVKRKCLLGIMSRKISQSQTRLGAAKPETRDIAKYFVPAAEIAAFLPADLRL, translated from the coding sequence ATGTATCATTCAAGCTCCAGGATCAGTTTATCCGCGATTTGCTCGCCGCCATTCCGCCCCAAGAACTCAAGTTCTTTACGGGCGCGAGCTGAAGATCCCGGCAAGTCCCAGGCGCTGATCTGGGGGGTGATTTCGGTATTTGAGCGACGCGCCTTTAAGCCTATGCGCGCGGCCCTGCTTTGGGGCGCATTCATTTCGCTCATCCTCTGGCAGCCTGCTTTAGCGCAAGACACTGACGACACGCTGCTGCCGTACGCGGTGCACATTCATCAGACGCCGATGCAGAACTGGGGCCCCGGAGCCGGCATCTATCTCGGCAAAGGTTTGTTTATCACGGCGGCGCATGTCGCAGGCCGGAGCTGGCTGACGCGCCCCAAGGTCGCCATTGCCGGCGTGGAATATCCAACTCGCGTCGTCAAGGAAGGCAGCTTCGAGGGAACGGATCTCACACTGCTGTCGGTCGAGGAAGACCTTCTTCCTGCGCGCTTGTGGCTTCGGCGGAACGTGATCTGCAGCGCCCCGCCCGTGCCCGGCCAGGAAGTCGTGACCATCGTTCCGGGATCTGCGGTGCGTTCTCACATTCTCGCACCCGACCGGCTGCCAGCCGATACGCGCAAGCGGTTCAACACGGTGATCGCCGATGTGGCGCGCACGGGCAATTCGGGATCAGGGGTGTTCGACGTCAAGCGCAAGTGCCTGCTCGGCATCATGAGCCGGAAGATTTCCCAATCGCAAACCCGGCTCGGCGCCGCAAAACCGGAGACGCGAGATATCGCCAAGTACTTCGTTCCGGCAGCGGAGATTGCCGCATTCCTGCCGGCCGATCTGCGCCTGTAA
- the epsI gene encoding exosortase-associated protein EpsI, V-type codes for MKYPRIQIILACIAIVGCAVLATVLAPRQLMARTSASPSLESVIPRKFGTWTLVPEVSPVRPVDPDAYVQPDPLAGKIYSQEVGRGYTDGHGNIVMLMVAYGPVQNYRLKSHRPEICYTANGFRISEKADAAMSYRGGTQPIKMTRLIAARESRYEPVTYWLRVGNDIANGVVDHQLSRLKYGLRGIIPDGALIRVSTIGLPKDVSFKLQDQFIRDLLAAIPPQELKFFTGAS; via the coding sequence ATGAAATATCCTCGAATCCAGATCATATTGGCATGCATCGCAATCGTGGGATGTGCGGTACTCGCGACGGTGCTGGCGCCCCGCCAACTCATGGCCCGCACATCAGCCTCCCCGAGCCTTGAATCGGTCATTCCGCGGAAATTTGGAACCTGGACCTTGGTTCCGGAAGTCAGCCCGGTGCGTCCCGTAGATCCCGATGCATACGTCCAGCCGGATCCTCTCGCGGGCAAAATTTACAGCCAGGAAGTGGGCCGGGGCTATACGGACGGGCATGGTAACATCGTCATGCTGATGGTCGCCTACGGTCCGGTGCAGAACTACCGGCTGAAGTCCCACCGCCCGGAGATTTGTTATACCGCCAATGGTTTCCGGATCTCGGAAAAAGCGGATGCTGCGATGAGCTACCGAGGCGGCACGCAGCCCATCAAGATGACGCGGTTGATCGCGGCGAGGGAGTCACGGTACGAACCTGTTACCTACTGGCTGCGGGTCGGCAATGACATCGCCAACGGCGTCGTCGACCATCAATTGAGCCGGTTGAAGTACGGCCTCCGCGGGATCATTCCCGATGGCGCCTTGATCAGGGTCTCCACGATCGGTTTGCCGAAGGATGTATCATTCAAGCTCCAGGATCAGTTTATCCGCGATTTGCTCGCCGCCATTCCGCCCCAAGAACTCAAGTTCTTTACGGGCGCGAGCTGA
- a CDS encoding XrtV sorting system accessory protein, which yields MTTFFDILTVTCFVALVIAFFQFTERDNRTLLHFMLAGIVFAVANQVGNAGSFYLALVLILAGASYAVLIARR from the coding sequence ATGACGACGTTCTTTGATATATTGACCGTGACATGTTTCGTGGCGCTGGTGATCGCCTTCTTCCAGTTTACCGAGCGAGACAACCGAACATTGCTGCATTTCATGCTGGCGGGTATCGTGTTCGCCGTCGCCAACCAGGTCGGAAATGCGGGATCGTTCTATCTTGCGCTGGTCCTGATACTTGCCGGCGCCAGTTACGCGGTTTTGATAGCCCGAAGATGA